The sequence CTCGATGTAGTAGCCGAAGACCTTGTTGTAGCCCACCTTCAGACTTTTGATGCCGGTCTTGTCCCGCTCGCTGGCCTCGATGGCCGCCACCATGGACTTGCCGTTGGTCATCACGTCCCGCAGGTAGTCCACGTCCTGATCGTACCCCGCCTTGATGAAGCCGCCCTCCCGGACGGAGAAGGGAGGCTCCTCCACCAGGGCCCGGCCGATGAGCTCTCTGAGGTCGGCCAGGTCGTCGATGGCCTGGCGCAGCCCGCACAGCAGGGAGGACTGGAAGGGCGCGAGCAGCTCCCGCAGCCGGGGCAGGCGGCCCAGGCCGCCCGCCAGAGCCACCAGGTCCCGGGCGCCGGCGGTGCCGTACACCACCCGGGAGATGAGCCGCTCCAGGTCGGTGACCTCCCGCAGGCAGGCGGCGATCTCGTCCCGGGCGATGGCGCTCCCGGTCAGGTCGGCCACCGCCTCCAGGCGCTTGTTGATCGGTACCGGGGACAGGAGGGGCCGCTCCATCCAGGAGCGGATCAGCCGCCCGCCCATGGCGGTCTTGGTCTTATCCAGCACCCACAGCAGCGAGCCCTTCTTCTCCTTGGCGCGCATGGTCTCGGTGAGCTCCAGGTTGCGCCGGGCGGTCAGGTCCAGCTCCATGTACTGGCCGGAGGTGTAATACTGAAAGGCGGTCAGGTGGCTCAGGTCGGTCTTTTGGGTGGTGTAGAGGTAGTCCAGCAGGGCTCCGGCCGCCCGGACGGCGGCCTCTCCCTGCTCCGGCAGGCCCTCCAGCCCGGTCCGGAACTGCTTCCGGCACAGCGCCCAGGCGGCGGAGCGCTCGAAGCGGTCCTCCGCCCCCGGCTCGCACCGGCAGTCCAGCCGGTCCCGCAGGAAGGCCCGCAGCTCCGGGTCCTCCGCCGCGGCGGGGGAGAGGACGGCCTCTCTGGGGGCGTAGCGGCCCAGCTCGTTCCACAGGTGCTCCATGGCGTCTTTGCCCGCAAAGGCGGTGGCCGACACCTCGCCGGTGGAGATGTCGCAGAAGCACACCCCCACGGCCGGCTCCTGAAGGCAGATGGAGCAGAGGAAGTTGTTGCGCCCCTCCTCCAGCATGGAGGACTCGATGACCGTGCCGGGGGTGACGATGCGGATGATGTCCCGGTCCACCAGGCCCTTGGCCAGGGCCGGGTCCTCCATCTGCTCGCAGATGGCCACCTTATAGCCCTTGGAAATGAGCCGGGCGATATAGGACTCCACCGAGTGGTAGGGCACCCCGCACATGGGGGTGCGCTCCCCCTCCGGCTTGTTCCGGTCCCGGGTGGTCAGGGTCAGGTCCAGCTCCCGGGAGGCCAGCTTGGCGTCCTCCAGGAACATCTCGTAAAAATCCCCCAGGCGGAACATCAGGATGCAGTCCGGGTGCTCCGCCTTCATTTGCAGGTATTGCTTCATCATGGGGGTGGTGTCAGCGGGCATAGCGGTTGGCTCCTTTTCTCTGTCTATGGGGCGAATTTACTCCGCCGGCTCCCCAAAGAGGGTCCAGGTGGAGGCACCGGTGATCTTCAGGTCCACGAACTGCCCCAGCAGGGCGGGGTCCCCCGTGAGGTGGACCAGCCGGCCCCCGGCGGTGCGGGCGTTCAGATTGTGGCGGGGGTCGTCGGAGGGCTCGTCCACCAGGCAGCGCAGGGTCCTTCCAACGTAGCCCTGCTGCTTCTTGGCGGAGATCTCGTTCTGGAGGTCCACCAGCCGCTGGAAGTTGGCGGCCTTCTCCTCCTTGCTCAGGGGGTCGGGCAGCCTGGCGGCCGGGGTGCCCTCCCGGGGGGAGTAAAGGAAGGTGAACAGGGCGTCGAACTCCACCTCCCGCAGCACGGTCAGCGTGTCCTCGAACTCCGCGGTGGTCTCGCCGGGGAAGCCCACGATGATGTCGGAGGTGAGCACAATGTCGGGGATGCGCTGGCGCAGGGACCGGACGAGCCCCAGGTAGTGTTCCCGGGTGTAGCCCCGGTTCATGGCGGCCAGCACCCGGTCGTTGCCCGCCTGGAAGGGCAGGTGGAGGTGGGGGGCCACCTTCTCACACCGGGCCATGGCGTCGAACAGCCGCTCCGAGGCGTCCTTGGGGTGGCTGGTCATAAAGCGGATCAAAAAGTCGCCGGGGACGGCGTTGACCTGCTCCAGGAGCCAGGCGAAGTCCACATCGGCGTCCAGGTCCCGGCCGTAGGAGTTGACGTTCTGGCCCAGCAGGGTGATGTCCTTATATCCCGCTGCCGCCAGCTCCCGCACCTCGGAGAGGATGTCCTCCGGGTCTCGGGAGCGCTCCCGGCCCCGGACGTAGGGCACGATGCAATAGGAGCAGAAGTTGTTGCACCCGTACATGATGGAAACCCAGGCCCTGATGCTCCCCTGCCGCCGGACGGGCATCCCCTCTGCAATGGAGCCCGCCTCGTCCGGGGTGTCGAAAATGCGGCCCCGTCTCGTCTGGATGCGCCACAAAAGCTCCGGGAACCGCCACAGGGCGTGGGGCCCGAACACCAGGTCCACATGGCGGAAGGACCGGCGCACCTTCTCCACATTGTGGGGCTCCTGCATCATGCAGCCGCACAGGCAGATGATCTGGTTGGGGTTGCGGCGCTTGGTATGGGTCAGGGCCCCCACGTTGCCCAGCACCCGCTGCTCGGCGTGCTCCCGCACGGCGCAGGTGTTGATGACCACCACGGCGGCGGTGCGCTCATCGTCGGTAAAGCCGTAGCCCATCTCGGCCAGGTAGCCCCGGATGCGCTCGGAGTCGGCCTCGTTCTGCTGACAGCCGTAGGTGTCCACAAAGGCCAGGGGGGGCGTGGGCAGGGGGGCGTTCATGGCCGCCACCTGGGCGCAGAAGTCCTTCTGCCGGGCGATATCCTCGGGGGAAATCCGTGTCGTAGCTTGCTTCAAAGCGGCGCCTCCATTGGGAAATAGTGTTTCAGAGTATTGTATCATTTCTGCCGAAAAAACACAAGGGCGGGGCGGACGCTTTTGCGCCCGCCCCGCCCGGTACGGCTGGAACGATCAGACCTCGAACTTGGCGCCCATCAGCTTGGCGAACTCCCGGCAGATGGCGGTATTGCCCGGCCAGGCGGGGGAGGTGACCAGATTGCGGTCCACCACGGCCTGGTCCACCGGCACCTCCACATACTCGCCGCCGGCCACGGTGATATCGGGGCCCACGGCGGGGTAGCAGGTGGCCCTGTAGCCCTTCAGCACCCCGGCGGCGGTGAGCACCTGGGGGCCGTGGCAGATGGCGGCCACCGGCTTGCCGGCGGCAAAGAACGCCTGGACGATCTCGATGACCCGGGCGTTGAGGCGGATGTACTCGGGGGCCCGGCCGCCGGTGATGAAGAGGCCGGCGTAATCCTCGGTCTTTACGCCGTCGAAATCGGCGGTGAGGGCAAAATTGTGGCCCCGCAGCTCGGTGTAGGTCTGCTCGCCCAGAAAATCATGGACGGCGGTGGCCACGGTGTCGCCGGCCTTCTTGTCCGGGCAGACGGCGTCCACCTGGTAGCCGAGCATGCTCAGAGCCTGGAAGGGCACCATGGTCTCATAATCCTCGGTAAAATCTCCGCACAGCAGCAATACCTTTTTCGACATGTTCTTACCTCCTAAAATTTTCGTTTGGATGCAATCGAGTTTTCGAAAGATACCACCATCAGCATAGCACGTTCCCACCCGTTTTGCAATCGGCAGTCGCCGGCGGGAGCGGCTTTTTTCACCCCGGCAGGCTCGGCTTTCATTGACGTTGCCCGCCGGCGGGTGGTATAATGATACAATCCATATTTTCGTGCAGAAAAGGAGGGACGCGCCCCCGTGAAAGCCCTTGTGATCGAGAGAGATTTGGTGCGCCGCAACGCCGCCGTCATCAAGGAGAAGGCGGGCTCCGCCGCCATCTACGCCGTCCTGACCGGGGACGCCCACGGGGCCGGTCTGGTGGAGATGGCCGGGCTGCTCCGGGCCGAGGGCATCGGCCGCTTCGCCGTCTCCGAGCCGGCGGACGCCGCCGCCCTGCGCAAGGCGGGCTTTGTGGAGGAGGAGCTTCTCATGCTCCGCTCCACCACGGACCGGGACGAGCTGGAGCAGCTCATCGACCTGAACGTGGTGTGCACCATCGGCTCCTATGACACCGGCGTGGCCCTCAACGGTCTGGCCGAGGCCCGCTCCACCGTGGTGGAGGCCCATATCCAGGTGGACACCGGCCTGGGCTACGGCGGCTTTCTGGCCGGCGAGCCGGAGAAGATTCTCTCCATGTACCGCTACCTGCCCAACGTGGCCCTGTCCGGCGTCTACACCCAGATGCACGCCTCCAGCCGTGGGGAGCGGGACGCCTCCGCCCAACTGGAGGAGTTTCAGCGGGTGGTGCAGTGCATCGTAGACGCCGGCTTTGAGACCGGCGTGGTCCACGCCGCGGGGTCGGACGCGCTGATGCATTACGAGTTCGCCAAGCTGGACGCGGTGCGGGTGGGCTCCGCCTTCCTGGGCCGGTGCCGCCGCACCCGGGGAGACGGGCTCCAGACCGTGGGGCACGGCGAGGCCACCCTGGAGGAAATCCGGTGGCTGCCCAAGGGGCACACCGTGGGCTCCAGCTCCCTCATCACCCTGAAAAAGCCCACCCGGGTGGCGGTGCTGCCCGTGGGCTACCAGAACGGCTTCGGGGCCCAGCGCCCGCGGGAGAGCGGGCTGTTCGCCCTGCTGCGCTGGTGGATGCGCGCCCGGAAGCAGACGGTGCAGATCGGGGGGCAGAAGGCCCGGGTCATCGGCCCCATCGGCGCCATAGAGACCCTGGTGGACGTAACCGAAATGAAGTGCGGCCCCGGCGACGCCGCCGTTTTTGAGCTGGACCCCCTGTATGCCAGGGGCCTGCCCAGGGAATACCGATAGACAGAAAGCGAGTCGTTAACATGAAAGCTGTTGTTACCCGCGTGACCTCCGCCTCGGTGACCATCGGCGGGGAGGTCTGCGGCCAGATCGGTCGCGGCTTCCTGGTGCTGCTGGGGGTGGGTCCCAACGACACCGAGGCCCAGGCCGCCAGGCTGGCCGACAAGGTCACCGGCCTGCGGGTCTTTGAGGACGAGAACGAAAAGATGAACCGGAACCTGGCCGCGGTGGGGGGCGGGCTGCTGGTGGTCAGCCAGTTCACCCTGTACGCCGACACCAAGTCCCGCCGGCCCGGCTTTACCGGGGCCGCCAAGCCCGACGTGGCCATCCCCCTGTACGAGGCTTTTCTGTCCGAGTGCGCCCGGCTGGGCTTTCCCCCACAGCACGGCCGCTTCGGCGCCGACATGCAGGTCTGCTCCGTCAACGACGGACCGGTGACCATTCTGCTGGATACGGATCTGATGTGAACAACCAGAAACAATTTGAGGTGAAGGATATGATCGTAAAAACCATGCCCGTGGGCGAGATTGGCACCAACTGCTACCTGCTGGGCGACGAGAGCGCCAAGGTCTGCGCCGTGGTGGACCCCGGCGGGGACGCTCCCGCCATCCGGAAGATGATCGAGGACTCCGGGTGCGCGCTCAAGCTCATTCTGCTGACCCACGCCCACTATGACCACACCGGCGGCATCGAGGGGCTGGAGGAATTCTACCCCCACACCCCCGTCTACGTCCACATGGGGGACGTGGAGGGGGTCTCCAGGGGTCTGTTCCCCCCCATCGACGAGAGCGTGCGCCGCTCTTACGGCGAGGGGGACCAGGTGGAGCTGGGAGGCCTGACCATCGACGTGCTCCACACCCCCGGCCACTCCAAGGGCTCCGTCACCCTGAAGGTGGGCGACGTGCTCTTCACCGGCGACACCCTGTTCCAGGGCTCCATGGGCCGCACCGATCTGCGGGGCGGCAGCTACGAGGCGATCATGGCCTCCCTCAAGCGGCTGGGCGAGCTGCCCGGCGACTACCATGTCTGCCCCGGCCACATGGGCCTGTCCACGCTGGAGCGGGAGCGGAAAACCAATTACTACATGCAGGAAGCCCTGCACGGCTGACGCGATGAAGCTCTATTTGAAGGGACACGACTACAAATACGCCACCGAGCAGATGCTGTTGACCCTGTTTCCCGGCGAGCGCCCCTCCTACCCGGACCGGCCCGCCGGGGAGGGGGAGGACAGCCTGACCCTCTCTCTGTCCCTGGGGGCGCGGTGGGCCACCGCCCGGGCCGTTCTGACCCGGGATGGGCGCCGCTGGACCGCCGCCGCCCGGGCCCCAGTGCCCGCCCCGGACGCCGGGCGAGTGGAGCGGGACCGGGTGCTCCAGCGGGTGGTGAAGAACGCCTTCTACCGGGCGGGGGTCCAGGCCCTGGGCCGGGAGCCGCCCTGGGGCGGGCTCACCGGCGTGCGGCCGGTCAAGCTGCCCACCCGCGCGCCAGGCCGACCGCCTGCTGCGGGACCTGTACCGGGTCTCCGCCCCCCGGCGGGCGCTGGCTCTGGACTGCGCCCAGGCCACCCTGGCCGCCAAGCGCACGCTGGCGCCGGAGGACGTCTCCCTCTATGTGGGCATCCCCTTCTGCCCCACCCGGTGCGCCTACTGCTCCTTTGTCTCCGCCGGCGTGGGGCGCACCTTCTCGCTCATGGAGCCCTATGTGGACGCCCTGTGCCGGGAAATCGCCGCCGCCGGGGCGGCCGTCCGGCGGGGCGGCAGGCGGATCAAGTCGGTCTACATCGGCGGCGGCACCCCCACCACCCTGAGCCCCGCCCTGCTGGACCGGCTCATGGGGGCGCTGGAGGGGGCCTTTGACCTGAGCGCCTGCGCCGAGTACACGGTGGAGGCCGGGCGGCCCGACACCATCACGGCGGAAAAGCTCTCCGTCCTGCGCGAGCGGGGCTGCACCCGGGTGTCGGTGAATCCCCAGTCCATGGACGACCGGGTCCTGGCCGCCATCGGCCGGGCCCACAGCGCCGCCGACATCCTCCAGGCCTGGGACCTGGTGCGGCGGGCTGGGTTCCCCTACGCCAACATGGACCTGATCGCCGGGCTCCCCGCCGACACCCCCGAGGGCTTCCGCGCCTCTCTGGACCAGGTGCTCTCCCTGGGGCCGGAAAATGTCACCGTCCACACCCTGGCTCTCAAGAAGGGCTCGCGCCTCACCCTGGAGAAAAACGGCGCCCTCCCCGCGCCGGAGCAGGTGTCCGCCATGCTGGACTATGCGTGGGGCGCCCTGCGCGCGGCGGGCTACGCCCCCTACTACCTCTACCGGCAGAAGTATATGTCCGGCGGGTTTGAAAACGTGGGCTGGTGCCGGCCGGGGGCGGAGAGCCTCTACAACATCTGTATGATGGAGGAGCTGCATACCATCCTCTCTCTGGGCTCCGGCGGGGTGACCAAGGTCATCGACCCCCGGGCCGGGAGCCTGGTGCGGCAGGCCAACCCCAAGTATCCCAAGGAATATATCGAGACCCTGGACCCCATTTTACAGGCAAAGGAGAACCTGACATGGCCTACCAACTGACCGAGATCAACCAGAAGATCCAGGCCGACCCCAAGGCCTTTCTCGCCGAGTGCGACGCCAACTACCAAAAGCGGCTGGAGGACGCCGCCGACCGCATCATTGCGGGAATGGCGGAGAGCCCGGTGGTGTTGCTGTCCGGCCCCTCCGGCTCGGGCAAGACCACCACGGCCCTCAAGCTGGAGCAGGAGCTGGAGCGGCGGGGCATCAACACCCACACCATCTCCATGGACAACTACTTCAAGACTCTCAACCGCAGCACCGCGCCCCGCACCCCCGAGGGGGACATCGACTACGAATCCCCCCTGCTGCTGGACATGGACCTGCTGGACGACACCTTCACCAAGCTCTCCAGGGGGGAGTGGGTGGTGGTGCCCAAGTTTGAGTTTGCCCGGCAGATGCGCAACGACAGCCGGGGCACCCTGCTGAAGCTGGACAAAAACGAGATCGCCATCTTCGAGGGCATTCACGCCCTCAATGACGACATCGCCGGGCGGCACCCGGAGGCCACCACTCTCTATATCTCCGCCCGGTCCGATATCCGGGAGGGGGAGGATCTGCGCTTCAAGGGCACGTGGATGCGCATCTCCCGCCGGGCGGTGCGGGACTACAATTTCCGGGGCACCGATCTGGTGGAGACCCTGTCCATGTGGTACAATGTGCGCCGGGGGGAGAAGCGCTACATCTCCCCCTTCAAGGGCCGGGCCGACGTCATCATCGACTCCTCCCTGCGTTATGAGGTGCCCGTTTTCGCCAACTACGCCGCCCCCCTCCGGGAAGCCCTGGACCAGGTGGCCCCCGACAACGAGCGCTTCCAGGAGCTCCACGAGCTGGTGGACGCCTTCCGCTACTTTACCCCCATCGACCCCGCGCTGGTCCCCGCCGACTCCCTTCTGCGGGAGTTCATCGGCGGCGGCAGCTACCATTACTGAACCGCGGACAGGCGGCCGGCGGCCGCCTCCCGTTTTCCCTGAATTTCCCGAATTTCGATCAAAAAAGGAGACTTTAACATGTCTGAGTGTACCCATGATTGCTCCTCCTGCGGCGAGTCCTGCGGAGAGCGCACGGCGCCCATGGACTTCCGCGCGCCCATGAATCCCCTGTCCGACATCAAAAAGGTCATCGCCGTGGTCAGCGGCAAGGGCGGCGTGGGCAAGTCCACCGTCACCTGCACCCTGGCCGCCGCCATGGCCCAGCGGGGCAAAAAGACCGCCGTGCTGGACGCCGACATCACCGGCCCCAGCGTCCCCACCGCCTTTGGACTCCATCAGCACGCCGTGGGCAGCGATCTGGGCATCGAGCCCGTGGTCTCCAGGGGGGGCGTGGAGGTCATGAGCCTCAACTTCCTCACTGAGAACGAGACCGACCCGGTGGTGTGGCGGGGGCCCGTCATCGCCGGCACGGTCAAGCAGTTCTGGAGCGAGGTGGTCTGGGGCAACGTGGACTTCATGTTCGTGGATATGCCTCCCGGCACCGGCGACGTGCCCCTGACCGTGTTCCAGTCCCTGCCCATCGACGGCGTCATCGTGGTCACCTCTCCCCAGGACCTGGTCAGCATGATCGTCACCAAGGCCGTCAAGATGGCCGAGCTGATGGAGATCCCCATCCTGGGCATCGTGGAAAACTACAGCTACTTCCAGTGCCCCGACTGCGGCAAAGAGCACGCCATCTTTGGAGAGAGCAAGGTGGAGCGGGTGGCCGCCGACCTGGGCCTGAAGGTGCTGGCCAAGCTGCCCATCGACTCCGCGCTGGCCTCCGCCTGCGACAACGGCGGAGTGGAGGACTATCAGCCCAACCCCATGGCCGGCGTGGCCGAGGTCCTGGAGCGCCTGTAACAGGGGGTCGGTGAGACGATGTGCGCTGATTTTGTAAACCTGACCCCGGAAAACCTCGCCCACGAGCATTTGTGCTGTATCATCCGCAGCAGAAAGCCCCATCCGGGTGTGGAGGCCAAGCGGCAGTGGCTGTCGGACCGCCTGCCGGAAGGGCATGTTTTTCGAAAGCGAAATGCCAAGGCCACGGTTTTCATCGAATACGCGCCGCTTGAGACCGCGTGGGTTCCAATCGTCGGCGACAACTATTATTATCTGTACTGTCTGTGGGTCTCCGGCGACAGCAGGGGACACGGGTACGGGAGGTCGCTGATGGAATATTGCCTGGCCGACGCAAGAGAAAAGGGCCGGTCCGGCGTGTGCATGCTGGGGGCGCAAAAACAAAAAGCGTGGCTTGCCGACCAATCCTTTGCCCGAAAGTTCGGTTTCGAGGTGGTCGATACCACCGCCAACGGCTATGCGCTGCTCGCCCTCTCTTTTGACGGAACAACGCCGAGGTTTGCTCCCCATGCGAAAAAGCAGGAAATCGAGCGCAAGGAGCTCACCATTTACTATGATCTGCAATGCCCCTACGTCCATCAAGCCGTCGAAACGGTCAGACAGTATTGCGAGCAGAACGGCATCCCCGTTCAGTTTCTTCTGGTGGACACGCTGCAAAAGGCAAAGGAGCTGCCCTGTGTGTTCAACAACTGGGCCGTATTTTACAACGGAAGGTTTGAAACCGTAAACCTGCTGGATGTCTCCTATCTAAAGCGAATCCTCAAAAAATGAAGCGGCGCTGCACGGGCGGGTTTCCGCACCTCGCCGTTTGTCCCGCCGCAGCAGAAAGCCCCGAAAGTGACTTGCCGTCACTTTCGGGGCTTTTCCGATCCTGCGGGTTCCCGGACCGCCGAGGGCCGGGGCGGGTGCTGCCCGTGGGAAACGCCTGACGCGCTATTCCTCGTCCAGCTTCCATACCGCCATAAATGCCTCCGTCGGAATCGGAACCGTCCCCAAGGAGCGCATCTTTTTTTGCCCGCCCCACGAAAGGCTCCGCCTTCCGCGGGGACCCCAGGCCGGATTCGACAGGCTCGGGGCAAGTGAATTGCCTCTGGGCAAACCCTTGAACGGCCCGTACCGTGCCGCCCCATCGCAGATGGGGCCCCAGAGGGCGCAAAAAAGATGCCGCTATTCCTCGTCCAGCTTCAATACCGCCATAAATGCCTCCGTCGGAATCTGAACCGTCCCCAAGGAGCGCATCTTTTTTTTGCCCTCTTTCTGCTTTTCCAGCAGCTTCTTCTTCCGGGTGATGTCGCCGCCGTAGCACTTGGCCAGCACGTCCTTGCGCATGGCCTTCACTGTCTCACGGGCGATGATCTTGCCCCCGATGGCGGCCTGGACCGGAATCTCGAAGAGCTGGCGGGGGATGTTCTCCTTCAGCTTCTCGCACAGCCTTCTCGCCCGGGGATAGGCCTTGTCCCTGTGGGCAATAAAGCTCAGGGCGTCCACCTGGTCGCCGTTGAGCAGCATGTCCACCTTCACCAGCTCGGAGGAATGATAGCACTCCAGCTCATAGTCCAGGGAGGCATAGCCTTTGGTCCGGGCCTTCAGGGTATCGAAAAAATCGTAGATGATCTCATTGATGGGCATGGAGTAGTGGAGCTCCACCAGGTTGGTGTCCAGATATTGCATATCCCTGAACTCCGCCCGCCGCTCCTGACACATGGGCATGATGTTGCCCACATAGTCCGGCGGCGAGATGATGGACACCTTGGCATAGGGCTCCCGAGCCTCCAGAATGGCCCCGGGGTCCGGGTAGTTGTGGGGATTGTCCACATGGACCACCGAGCCGTCGGTCTTGGTAATCTCATAGATCACCGAGGGCAGGGTGGTGATGAGGTCCAGGCCGAACTCCCGCTCCAGCCGTTCCTGAATGATCTCCATGTGGAGCATCCCCAAAAAGCCGCACCGGAAGCCGAAGCCCAGAGCCACGGAGGACTCCGGCTCGAAGGACAGGGAGGCGTCGTTGAGCTGGAGCTTCTCCAGGGCGTCCCGCAGGTCGGGATACTTGGAGCCGTCCTCGGTGTAGATGCCGCAGTAGACCATGGCCTTGGCGGGGCGGTAGCCGGGCAGGGGCTCGGCCGCCGGAGCCTCGGCTCCGGTGATGGTGTCGCCCACCCGGGTGTCCTTCACGTCCTTGATGGAGGCGGTAAAATAGCCCACCTCCCCGGCGATGAGCTCCCGGCAGGGCTCCATGCCGATGGGCAGCAGGTGGCCGCACTCCAGCACCTCGTACTTGGCGCCCGAGGCCATCAGCTTGACCGGCATCCCCGTCCGGATGGTCCCCTCCATCACCCGGAAGTAGACGATGACCCCCCGGTAGGGGTCGTACTGGCTGTCGAAGATCAGGGCCCGGAGGGGGGCCTTGGGATCGCCCTTGGGGGCGGGCACGTTGGCTACGATATCCTCCAACACCGCCGGGATGTTGACGCCCATCTTGGCGGAGATTTCCGGCGCGTCCTGGGCGGGCAGGCCGATGACGTTCTCGATCTCATCCTTCACCTTCCGGGGGTCGGCGGCGGGCAGGTCGATCTTGTTGATGACCGGCAGGATCTCCAGATCGTGCTCCATGGCCAGGTAGGTGTTGGCCAGGGTCTGGGCCTCGATGCCCTGGGCGGCGTCCACAATGAGCAGGGCGCCCTCGCAGGCCGCCAGGGACCGGGACACCTCATAGTTGAAGTCCACATGGCCCGGGGTGTCGATCAGGTTGAGCTCATAGCTCTCGCCGTCCCGGGCCTGGTAGGTCAGCCGGACCGCCCGTGCCTTGATGGTGATGCCCCGCTCCCGCTCCAGGTCCATGTTGTCCAGCAGTTGGCTCTCCATCTCCCGCTCGGATACGGCGTTGCACGCCTCGATCAGCCGGTCGGACAGCGTGGACTTGCCGTGGTCAATGTGGGCGATGATGCTGAAATTTCGAATCTTCGATTGGTCGGTCAAAGTCTTCACCTCTCTGTTTGCATGCCTTGGCCGGGCGGCGCTATCGGGCGTCCGCCCGGCGGGCGTCCATCCGGTGGTTGATCCGCTCGCCGGTGTTGTGGATGATCTGGAGCAGGGACTGGTACGCCCCGGGATAGGCGGCGCTCAGGGTGTCGTGGTTGAGCAGGGGGAACTCCCCCTTCTCCTTCACGTGGACCGCCAGGGCGTCCACGTAGTCCACCTCGGAGCAGATCATATCCGCGTTGGGCAGCCCCCCCACAAAGTGGCGGACCGGCACGGCAAAAAAGTCCTCGTTGTTGTTGCCGCCCGCCCGGTAGAGGTGCCGGAACAGCCGGTACACCGCGGTGCCCAGGTAATCGGAGGCCGCCTTGATGGCCTCCTTGCTGCCCGTCCTGCCCAGCAGATCGAAGAGGATGCCCAC is a genomic window of Intestinimonas massiliensis (ex Afouda et al. 2020) containing:
- a CDS encoding Mrp/NBP35 family ATP-binding protein, with the protein product MSECTHDCSSCGESCGERTAPMDFRAPMNPLSDIKKVIAVVSGKGGVGKSTVTCTLAAAMAQRGKKTAVLDADITGPSVPTAFGLHQHAVGSDLGIEPVVSRGGVEVMSLNFLTENETDPVVWRGPVIAGTVKQFWSEVVWGNVDFMFVDMPPGTGDVPLTVFQSLPIDGVIVVTSPQDLVSMIVTKAVKMAELMEIPILGIVENYSYFQCPDCGKEHAIFGESKVERVAADLGLKVLAKLPIDSALASACDNGGVEDYQPNPMAGVAEVLERL
- a CDS encoding GNAT family N-acetyltransferase — protein: MCADFVNLTPENLAHEHLCCIIRSRKPHPGVEAKRQWLSDRLPEGHVFRKRNAKATVFIEYAPLETAWVPIVGDNYYYLYCLWVSGDSRGHGYGRSLMEYCLADAREKGRSGVCMLGAQKQKAWLADQSFARKFGFEVVDTTANGYALLALSFDGTTPRFAPHAKKQEIERKELTIYYDLQCPYVHQAVETVRQYCEQNGIPVQFLLVDTLQKAKELPCVFNNWAVFYNGRFETVNLLDVSYLKRILKK
- the lepA gene encoding translation elongation factor 4, with protein sequence MTDQSKIRNFSIIAHIDHGKSTLSDRLIEACNAVSEREMESQLLDNMDLERERGITIKARAVRLTYQARDGESYELNLIDTPGHVDFNYEVSRSLAACEGALLIVDAAQGIEAQTLANTYLAMEHDLEILPVINKIDLPAADPRKVKDEIENVIGLPAQDAPEISAKMGVNIPAVLEDIVANVPAPKGDPKAPLRALIFDSQYDPYRGVIVYFRVMEGTIRTGMPVKLMASGAKYEVLECGHLLPIGMEPCRELIAGEVGYFTASIKDVKDTRVGDTITGAEAPAAEPLPGYRPAKAMVYCGIYTEDGSKYPDLRDALEKLQLNDASLSFEPESSVALGFGFRCGFLGMLHMEIIQERLEREFGLDLITTLPSVIYEITKTDGSVVHVDNPHNYPDPGAILEAREPYAKVSIISPPDYVGNIMPMCQERRAEFRDMQYLDTNLVELHYSMPINEIIYDFFDTLKARTKGYASLDYELECYHSSELVKVDMLLNGDQVDALSFIAHRDKAYPRARRLCEKLKENIPRQLFEIPVQAAIGGKIIARETVKAMRKDVLAKCYGGDITRKKKLLEKQKEGKKKMRSLGTVQIPTEAFMAVLKLDEE
- a CDS encoding helix-turn-helix domain-containing protein, with product MSSDFSRSLTLLRKEKGISQRAAAKELGISQALLSHYENGIREPGLKFVTRACDYYGVSADYLLGRTLSRDGTTIVDAESLYDYSAEKDNVLRGSIMATLSKKLLVNSVGILFDLLGRTGSKEAIKAASDYLGTAVYRLFRHLYRAGGNNNEDFFAVPVRHFVGGLPNADMICSEVDYVDALAVHVKEKGEFPLLNHDTLSAAYPGAYQSLLQIIHNTGERINHRMDARRADAR